In Plasmodium gaboni strain SY75 chromosome 8, whole genome shotgun sequence, the sequence atatattctGATACAGATAGTTTATGTTTAAgtttttcaaatatatgGGAAGAAAGTTTTGATAAATATCatgattatatatcatttggaagaataaatatttcaacagataagaaattaataaaacaaaaagtACCTTTTAatgttaaaatatatccaacaatttttattttatcacCTGATGGTACATATCAATTATattctaatatatttaatgcTACATCTAAAGATTTTCAGAATTTTATAACTAGTAATTATcctaataatatatatgatttaaaaatgttaaatgattctttatataaaatgtcTGCATccaatataaaaaaatcaGGTTATATTGATAAGAACCATcatgttatattattaacaaATAAGAAGAAATTAAGTTTACAAGCTAAACAAATCActtataaatttaataatatatataaaacatattctataaaatataatgaaattgataatatatcaaatgAGTCTATTAAAAAATCTATAATTGATTCATTGAAAGTATTaagtattaaaaaagatgaatatataaaagaaaatcaaaatattgattattttattttagTAAACAATAATCAAGTAAAAACTATACGAAGAATATCTCCAACGAATATTAAGAATGTATATAATGATgcattaaaaaaaaatattgttgAAATTAATTCTGTAAATGTTGATTCTGTTTGTTCATCTATAGGTTCAAGAAAAACCTATTGTTATGTTATATTTGTAGATAATAttgatgatgaaaaaaatgtgaATTATATGAGAAAAACatatcaaaatattaatagCTCATATGACAAATTTGTATCCAACAAAAATAGTTCAGAAGAAACAGAAGAAcaattatttatacaaccagtatatatattaaaaaaaaatctaacaaaaaaatttaacaaatttataaatgataaatcaattaataaatatgatacATTTTTACTTGATTATTCATCTAATACATTTTCAACAATtaatgaaattaaaaatttaagTAATTATTCacaaaataaagaagatTTATCATTcttacataatatatacaaagATATTGAAATCCTAAACTTTCAAAAAATACCAAAATATTGTTTACCTTTTAATATCAAttgtttatttaatattaaaacTACTATAccatataaattttataatattattaatagaACATCTAAGTtacaaattattttctcTCTAATTGTTGCTTTTATGTTATTCCCAACATTTAAGGAATATGGATTCTTCAAATATGTTCTCTTTGCTTTATCCGTCAGCTTTTCAGTAATTGTCTTAAATATAAAGGATTTCATACTTCTCCTAGCTAGTTAATTTGGATATACCAATAGGATTAcaatatgatatattatatatatcaatatatatatatatatatatatatatatatgttttatttttttctttttttctcctattttcatatatgaacgtataatttttcaaattGGAAAGagacatatatattatatgtaaaatatcAAGATAATATcacataaataaaatgaacAGAAATGTTCCgaaaattttattacaGAGTCATGAGAATAAATAGTGATACACCTTAACAtttaatgaaatatatatatatatatatatatattctttatcttttttatttatatattttttttttttattttattccattttgtttatcctatattttttttttttttttctacatttcgaattatgaataatatatttttaatattttttttgaattaaCATTTTCGAAATAATTGTTTTAAATTTACTTTTACccccaaaaaaaaataaaaaaaataaaaaaaataaaaaaaaaggaaagaaatatatacattgtattatattatattatatattttgtttctttgaatatataatttaaaattttttagttttataaaatgataatgtATCAAAAGGGTTGTTTGAATATATCATTTGgatattaaaaagataatatgatatatatatatatatatatatatatatatatatatatatatatatatatatatatatgtttatatatttgtttttaatgGCTCTTACTATGTCCTATAAATTGtctatattttatatttatgtgtattttttttttttttttttatactttATACTTATGATGCTCATAATGAGTTAATTAAAATGAGATTGGGCAtttaaaaaggaaaaagaATCTATTAgtacatacatacatatatttatatatatagaaatatacTACATTCcaattataatatttaacAAATGTAATAATGATACTTATAAGCCTTGTTACATATTATAACgtgataaatatattcttcaatatttatgtgttaaatataaaaaggaattattatttacatggataatatatatattatatatatatttaattaatatattatatttatttatatctttcaaaaaaaaaaaaaaaaataagagatatattaattttcatattttaccataatgtgaataaatatatatatatatatataataactaatattaatatatatacatatatatattaaaaaaaaaataatactaAATAAAATCATGCTTCctatatgtatacataaaaagtatattataatatttaggtgagaaaaaaaatattatatttaataagaAACATATCtatttaaatgaaatttaaatttattaatataattattcattatagtatataataatttttttttttttttttcatacttcatatatatatatatatatatatatatatatatatatatgtatgtatgtatttatttatttatttatttatttttaatttacatatttttcctttttttcGTGATGATCAAATTTTATTCTGAAATGAggtaatattattatatatacaccttataattttatcttgcgaatttaaaaaataaaggaaaTATTTCGTTAGATAATTTTCCTTACCTAACCcatgtaaataaataaatatatatatatatatatatattatatgtatgattaaataaaatagtaaacgtattaatatacatatatatataagatgGACAGAGATATAGCTAAATACGATTTAGAATCAAGTTCAAGTGTTGATGTGAAAAAAAAGGGAAATAATAACAAGAGTGTTTTTGAAAAGATAAAACCATTCGCTGTAGGAGGAGCGAGTGGTATGTTTGCAACATTTTGTATCCAGCCATTAGATATGGTAAAAGTAAGAATTCAATTAAATGCTGAAGGAAAAAATACAGTTAAGAATCCATTTGTAGTTGctaagaatataataaagaatgAAGGATTTTTGTCATTATATAAAGGATTAGATGCTGGATTAACTCGTCaagttatatatacaacAGGTCGATTAGGATTATTTCGTACTTTTTCAGATATGGTAAAAAAAGAAGGTGAACCTTTAcctttttataaaaaatgtttttgTGCTCTAGCTGCTGGTGGATTAGGAGCTTTTATTGGAAATCCTGCAGATTTATCTTTAATTAGATTACAAGCTGATAATACATTACcaaaagaattaaaaagaaattatacTGGTGTGTTTAATGCATTATATAGAATTTCAAAAGAAGAAGGATTATTTGCTCTATGGAAAGGTTCAGTCCCAACTATAGCTAGAGCTATGTCATTAAATTTAGGAATGCTTTCTACATATGATCAATCTAAAGAatttttacaaaaatatCTTGGTGTTGGTATGAAAACTAATCTCGTTGCTAGTGTTATTAGTGGCTTTTTTGCGGTCACTTTAAGTTTACCTTTTGATTTTGTTAAAACGTGCATGCAAAAAATGAAAGCAGATCCTGTTACTAAAAAAATGccttataaaaatatgttagATTGTTCTAttcaattatataaaaaaggagGTATCTCTATTTTCTATTCAAGTTATGCTACTTATTATGTTCGTATCGCACCACATGCTATGATTACACTTATAACTGTTGATTATCTAAAtaatcttttaaaaaaatattcttaaaTTGATTACACAACCACAAATAattgatattatttataaataaaaagattaaaatgtttacttacatattattaattaatacACACAAccatttattttttcaaaagagcaaataaataaatatatatatatatatatatatatatatattattatagttttattattaaattaattttataatatcatatgacatatttttatttttgtatattttgttttatattctAAAAATCTAATgttgtaattttttttaaaagtatattatttgtatttatcTAGTGCTcaaataattaaattattaaagaaatattcactattatttattattttactttcaaatatttacaaattatatatcaaaatataatagaaaacaataaaatatcttttttataaatgttttttaGTTATTAATGTtttagtttttttttttttttttttcaagACAAACTTATATctcttatatattttttatattttattttttattttttgaaaaatgaaaaaagtaataattataaaaaaaaaaaaaaaaatgtagaaataaaatgagtgtaatgataatatattgtaatatattacgattgatgaaaaaaaaataaatcacATAAATTATcttaattatatgataatttgtttatatatgaaatgtatccaattttttttttttttttttttttctccttTTTTGGGGTTCAAAAGACATAAATGTTGAACATCACCTTACAATGCTCCACTAACTGAATTATCATATGTTTCATCACTATTTTTTGAGGTTAAGGATAATAAATCCTTATGATTTATATGTTCATGATATGTCTTCTTTAATGGTTGCtctttcatatttttcGTTAGCGATAAAATATTCTGAAATAATTCATCCTTTTTCGATTTCAATTTATTTCTTACGGAATGATTATTAATATGAGGGTTATCTTTTTTAGAAGGTATATTTAggtttttattattattccgtgcattttcttttttgattatatttttgtcTTTTTCATCTTCACTATTACTACTTAAACTGTTGTTAGATGTTAATATGTTAAATGGATTTTTTGAAACCATTTTTACGTCTGCCTTTTTGAAAATTTTggatttattattaatataaacTTTTGTCTTAGATCTACtaagaattttttttctattaatattattattattactattactattaatgttatttttatttttattttttttattattatcttgGATGTGTACACTCTTCTGTGCTTTTAGaagtttttttttgtttatgAATATTACTGGGTTGGGTGGTTTCGTCAAATGCAACCTTGGCATAgttttcctttttttcAATACTGTTgtgttttgttttttaaatttCGATTCCACCATtgtatttaatttttttagGGTATTTCTTTTCTTGAGACTCATATTATTGCTATTTTTAGTTGGAAAATTAATGGTACCtattcttttcattttcattgTTTTTGCTCTAGCTATTATTTGTTTTGCTATTTTTGATTGATCATCTTTACTTTTTTTGAAAATGATAGGCTCTTTTTCTATAGAGacctttttattttttttggggttgaatgatttttttttcaataaatTTGATTCATACATATCTTGTTCATTTGATTTAGGTAATTCCAAActgtttttataatatactcttttaatttttgcATCCTCATgatttttttccttttcattttttccattttttcCATTTCCTGATTTACAGTACCTATGGTAATGTTCTACTTCcatttctttcttttttccATGTCCTTTCCTATGATGAGAATTTTCTTTGGatgtatttttttcttttatattatctgTTGATATACtattttgatttttataaatttcCATAACATTGTATTTGctgaatatattttcattttcgCATATTTTTACTTGCTTTAGGTTCTGTtgtgtattttttaatatatgatcatttttaagaacattttctttttttattatgttttcacgttttattttattttcatgattcattttatatttttcatcattttttgcttttttgtattttatttttccaTGAGTCAGATCATTGATAAGcataattaataaatcCTTTTTTCCTTTCTTATCCGTATTGATTATAGTGTTATCGATAAAgttcatttttttgttattatccttttgtatattattattcttattattgttatatttgCTTATTATATTGTCAATTTCATGTTTTTCTTCCGAATTAAGTGAACTTGAAGATTCTCCAACATCCTtatgttcatattttttatcattttctcttttatatttattagatatatttaCTTCATCATTAATATGGAGATCCTTTAAAtctaaattttttttttttaatttttcttgagaattaaaattttctttttcattatagctataataatacatggatgaatcatcattatcatGTGTATCTATATACTGCATAGGAAAATTATCTAAATTTTCATAACGTGGCTTGCTAAgttcttttattatattgtaaCTATTTCTGGATGAATTGGAGtaatcatatattatattttcctttCCCATAGGAATTGAGTATGTATCTTCATATGACTCCCGTTTTGATTTATCCTTAATGTTTTCTATGTCATATATGATCTTACTAATATCATCACCATTGtcattctttttttctatattaatatatggTTGCTCATTGGAATTATTATACTCGGATTTTAATCTTGAAACAAAAAAGTTGCTCTCGTAACTAGGTGTATCTCTCTTTAAGTTCTTATTCTTTTTCTTATTGTACTTAATTGTGTgctgttttttttttcctttacATTTTGAACACTTTTCATATTCTATATCTCGAGGAATACCATAAGGATAGGATACTAAAGGATTACATTGTCTATTTAATTTGGTGTGAGAAAGAATATGTGGAGAAAATAAGCTTTTTGTATGTGGTTTATTCATTTCAAAAGGTTCATAcatttttttgatatatgGACCTTTTAATTCCTTCTTAAAATAAggattatatataaattgCTTAGCtcttatattatttgcGAAAGCATAATCTTCTTGTGGTCTATAAAATGCGTGGATATTTATATCTCTGTAACCTGGTATATAACTTGTTTCGTTCATTTTAAATTCAAGTGGGTAAATTGATGTTTTTTCTTCTGTTGAACAgttaaattaattataaactagaaaaaaatataggATGAATATATCTGTAAATATTCTCAATtgatacaaataaaaaatatatgcatatCAATAGTTGTTATATGTATGaataaacataaatttgatatattaataagaaataaaaatatattatttatctTATAATTATCAATGGATTAGTTTAAAGACGAAATATTATTggaagaagaaaaaagtatatttcgtgaaattatttgaaaaatataaaatattattataataaacCTTATAACGTTTAACGCActaaattatatatatatatatatatatatatatatgtatgcATAATAGAAATGAAAACAAAATGGGTGTTTATGAATAATGctatcatataaatttttcttttttttttgtccaactgtttaattttattttaaaaaagaaaatttttttttttttcgtaACATTTTAATGTGTGCATAGTTAGCCAAAAgaataattaaaaaaataatagttGGTAAGTGAACAGAATTTTCCCTGAatgtacatattttttctcCTTTTACGACaccttttttatatatgtagaatagcttgaatatttatagatCTTTCCTctattatgaatattatatttcatatgtgtttttttttttttttttttatgaatcgttcataattttttttttctttgttcagaattttattcattatatatatatatatatatatatatatatatgttttttttttttttttttttttttttttttttttttttttttttttttttttttttttttctttgtttcatgtaattttttatataacatatttttatggctttttatcatataaaataataaagaatatatgCTATTCATACAAAATATTGATTAAGATATTCCAATTTGTagttatatttataagagtatttatatatatagttttCGTTAAGTTATTTAATATTGTTTTATCCtaatcattatttatttatttatttatttatttattttattgaaTCGTTAAAAAAGAAGGAGTATGAATTTGTTGAATTATAcacataattatatatgtattataaaatataaacatttttatcaaaacCTCTTGAATATTcaattttttaaacattttAAATGTATAGAAAAAATTGGATTATTAAAAAGGTTTTATAGTACAAAATTTATTTCAaaagaatatgaaaaatatgataggtataataatgataaaaaatgtattatattaaagaaTGCTCAGAGTGTATCCAAagatattaaaattattgaGAACGAAAAAGAATGCGAAGAAGCAGCTgaagaaattaataaaagtGAAATCATTGCAGTTGATTTTGAGGGAACGAATTTGGGTAGATATGGAAAAGTATGTTTAATGCAGGtttatatagaaaaaaaaaatatttatgaacAGAGTGATAATATAGTccaaaaatattatatatttgatttACTTAAAACGTCAGTAATAAAAAGTGcacaaaaaataattgaaaataaaaaaacgTTGAAATTAATACATGATTGCAGAGAAGATAGTTCTGCTTTGTATAATCAGTTAGGAATAAAACTTGAAAATGTTTATGACACATCGAGAGCTCATATACTCTTAATGGAAAAACAAAAGAAGAATGATATATATCAAGTTAGTTTTTCTCAACTTATAAATGATTATTTAGGTATTAATGATGATTCATTAAGtgttattaaaaaagagatgtataagaatgaaaaaatttGGGAAACAAGACCTTTAAGTAATATAAGTATAATATATgctttaaaaaatgtaaaatatttatacaaGTTATACAACATATTTGATAAATTACTTCCAAAAAAACTGGTTTTGGAAAAATCCAAAGATTTTGTGAATTATTGTTACCTtaattatgaatataaacTACCAAGTGATTTAGCTAAAAGGGGGAATATAGTGGAAGCTATGTTAGTGAGTAAATCTTTATTAAACTGTGTTTTTAAATTGAATAGTACCAGAAAAGGAATGGCTTGTACCCCATCAACTATTGCTCATTTTGTTGATGTTAAGATTGGAGATGTTGTTTTGTGTGTAGTAAGTAATAAATCGATAAATCAGAAAatcttatatttatgtaagCATGATGATGTGTATGATTATTGGAATTTAAAGGAAAGACCCAGGGACAAATTCAAGCCATCAATACATGAACATGCGACTGATCCTATGATTACATTTTGTAATGAGGAGCATTCATCTTAACTATGATATTCAAGAAGTGAACATTTAcattaaatataagaaatttatgaatatgtatttgttaataatatgtaatatttataataaaatatataaattattatatatttattttatttattttgtattataacttttttttgtaatttttacttaatatattttatcattattatttatttatttatgattatttattttattattttattttatttttttttgttattttaagattttaatatatcaatactataaataatttaatattacaaatatgtgtataattatgtaaaatataagaatatattttttaatatacatatattattatatatatatatatataaatgtgtaataattttatgcgattaaaaaagatgcaataatttataaattatacattaatataattcttgatatataatgattaaactgtctttttttttatatttttgtaataatattttatagttaagtaataaaaaattaatatattattatagataaaaatatttataatattatatatatatatatatatatatatatatatcatatcttgatgttataatattgtaataaaagttaattttatatatatatattatttaatgtgtatattttatcGATTCTTTTTGCATAGGATCTTAATAAAACAAGgttaaataatttaaataaataaatatatatatatatatatatttatttttgttattatactcaatttacatatatttataaggcttatacttttataaaatttttgtgttaagaaaaaaaaaaaatgtgatatgaataaaataagcacataaagttatatatatcaatgTGCTTAAAAACGttcatatgaatattattttttgaataaataattttttacCTATATGTATaagatatttttatactatataaaagaaggattagaataaaaaaaggcgttatataaataaataaatatatatatatatatatatatatatatatatatatatatatatatatatataaatacatttatatatataatatattatattcatttaaaaattataaatatataatatatatatatataatatatatatttatatgttaattAGAAAAATAGATAAATGCTTAgcatatattttatatatataaataaatagattcacataaaaaaatatatatatatatatatatatatatatatatatatattgatttAGAGAATAcacaaaattattaatttattattattttgtttaatattttttaatctTATTCATTAAATCAAGATTAGAAGgaattttattattaatactatgatcatataaataattagaatctgtttaataaaatgaGTTCAGCAAAATCGTATAAATGggtaatatatttttttttctttttaaaaattatgtgttaatatatgttatatatatatatatatatatatatatatatatatatatatgttctGTAAATATCAGAAGTGcttatataatattatataaaattgtatatatctatataaatTCATCTTAAcgaaatatatatatatatatatatatttatgttcttaatttttcttccatttgatttaattttttttttttttttctttcttaGTATTTGGAAAACGGTTGTGAAATTGTGCCACTGAAAAGAGCTTGCAATAGAGATTATGATTATTCACTTACTGTGCTAGATATTCAAGCTGATTTTTCTGAATTTTTAGTTGAAgagaataatattataagtaATGACAAAATAGTGAAGGCAGACGAAAGcatatttaatatacaGAAGAAACAATTTCTTCATAAGGATATGAATATTTTGGAAAGagaaaaatatgtatatgaaATCGATCATTTATGGGCTTATATAGAATGGCATTATAACTTTGAAGATGAAATAAGATTACAAAGAAATTTAGTAAgtaacataaataaattaaaaaaggTACCTAAGTTATATGTTTCAGCACATATAATTGAAGGTGTTATTAATGAGATGTCTAAAAATGAgaatatttgtatattaaaatatacGACGTTTTCAAgtttttatgaaaaatataaaaatgaattagataatataaaaatgaaaaataagaacagtatatataatgtgtgtaattatatatatgaagtTTGTGATATTGCAGATAAATCTCTTCTTTTTGCGACTAGTCCTGTAATTAATACTACTATGAAAAATGTATTAAGTATAACAAAAAGTGGGAAGAAGAGGGAAGATTTTAATGAAGAAGcagaaaaagaaattattacTGAAGATGAAATATGGcaaatttatatatctaaaagaataaaatgtattaatGATCAATGGTTATTAATTTGTATTAATCAggaattaaaaaaaataataaaagagTCAGgtgatttatattttaaaatgtttaatagatatataaaggaatataatgattttttaaaaagtcatgaatataatacaacagacaaaaataatgacatgaataatatggatattaaaaataataatgtttcaaaaaatgataataataataatattaatattaatagaaagagtaatatatttttaaaaggaacacaaaaaaatatattcgaagtaaatcatataaatcATTATCTGAACAATGAAAAgttaaagaaatataaagtaaatttaattttttcagaaaataaagatattaatattattttatataaattatgtGTAAATTTAGGTAAATTTAATGATGCAGTTTTATGTACCAAAAATAAAacttataatattttaatgaaTGATATTGATGGAACATTAGCTATATGTCTTCaatcatttatatcaaaatattatagaaACAATTCTATGGATAATTCTGATAATATGGCTAGTAACAGTACAGCTAGTTGTAGTGTTAGCGATAATTATAATGCAATAAACACAACTAATTTTTctgatgatataaatgaattgATAAAGAATCTTTCTATTATGGGGTTGTGTAAAGAGAAAATAGTTTTAACAGAAAAGGCAACAATATTTAATAACattgaattattatattcatattatctTATAGTTCAAAATGAAGCTTTagataatgatgatgaagaaaataaatcaaatatattaaataatttagaaaagaatgaaaagaattataataataatgatgatggGATTATATACTTTAGTAAAAAAGCCCTTTTTGAAAATTTACAATTTTCAAATGAAGAAATTAGTAGttatttattacatttacaaaaatataGTACGAAtaatttgatatatataaaaaataaaggatTTAGATATATCAAAAGTGAAA encodes:
- a CDS encoding hypothetical protein (conserved Plasmodium protein, unknown function), which codes for MSSAKSYKWYLENGCEIVPLKRACNRDYDYSLTVLDIQADFSEFLVEENNIISNDKIVKADESIFNIQKKQFLHKDMNILEREKYVYEIDHLWAYIEWHYNFEDEIRLQRNLVSNINKLKKVPKLYVSAHIIEGVINEMSKNENICILKYTTFSSFYEKYKNELDNIKMKNKNSIYNVCNYIYEVCDIADKSLLFATSPVINTTMKNVLSITKSGKKREDFNEEAEKEIITEDEIWQIYISKRIKCINDQWLLICINQELKKIIKESGDLYFKMFNRYIKEYNDFLKSHEYNTTDKNNDMNNMDIKNNNVSKNDNNNNININRKSNIFLKGTQKNIFEVNHINHYLNNEKLKKYKVNLIFSENKDINIILYKLCVNLGKFNDAVLCTKNKTYNILMNDIDGTLAICLQSFISKYYRNNSMDNSDNMASNSTASCSVSDNYNAINTTNFSDDINELIKNLSIMGLCKEKIVLTEKATIFNNIELLYSYYLIVQNEALDNDDEENKSNILNNLEKNEKNYNNNDDGIIYFSKKALFENLQFSNEEISSYLLHLQKYSTNNLIYIKNKGFRYIKSEIIYEFIIKLIELISINDEMYEYQYVQKSLMKNSPFSKYQEDLYKNVKKKYGISFTNLMHIIYENIHEFEFLNKNKIPIEKYVILQLCWKCCDIENNHFEYFNIYYNYYFFYEYLNKSSNELSFENIFEEYLQFLNNDIYIDETIIYFNLFKLHNIMSLNILRSSGQVVIHSDKLFTFDMDIFTHIKYIDDNFKNFNSSLMDKIIQTFIKSYQFFLDFGYDKSGTNEKNNQHNNINMNNSIYNNNNNNINSNGDASLIDNEIINTDIYKDRVLFRNNILLNVNNINHICNDNYMFEYFIVVKYYYSDNSFALLEKKLKKFIKTAEEEFMHTYENSTDKYNMHTNFKSNWDNIKSNYCLNYKIFKYQTTSFPHIRLNNNYNDLLNLVYTPLSLHCSIFRENVIYNKKRNTFQLIPSFLLKNNLRSCLTALFTFKNSYYAQEFYPFLNPLLNNKDLIGTIAVPPLRHCRTKLVEKENENNVEFIETKNIVLSTLNNDIKNYKMGRENNNKIVEKLCKLYNCNLPVNNFST